A region from the Pelobates fuscus isolate aPelFus1 chromosome 1, aPelFus1.pri, whole genome shotgun sequence genome encodes:
- the RPL8 gene encoding large ribosomal subunit protein uL2 has product MGRVIRGQRKGAGSVFKAHVKHRKGAAKLRSIDFAERHGYIKGIVKDIIHDPGRGAPLAKVAFRDPYRFKKRTELFVAAEGIHTGQFVYCGKKAQLNIGNVLPVGTMPEGTIVCCVEEKPGDRGKLARASGNYATVISHNPETKKTRVKLPSGSKKVISSANRAIVGVVAGGGRIDKPILKAGRAYHKYKAKRNCWPRVRGVAMNPVEHPFGGGNHQHIGKPSTIRRDAPAGRKVGLIAARRTGRLRGTKTVQEKEN; this is encoded by the exons ATGGGACGTGTGATCAGGGGGCAGAGAAAGGGTGCAGGCTCTGTTTTCAAGGCACATGTGAAGCATAGAAAAGGCGCTGCTAAACTCAGGTCCATCGACTTTGCTGAAAGACATGGCTACATCAAGGGTATTGTAAAA GACATTATCCATGATCCAGGCCGTGGTGCACCTCTTGCCAAGGTTGCCTTCCGTGACCCTTACAGGTTCAAGAAGAGGACTGAGCTGTTTGTTGCAGCAGAGGGTATCCATACTGGCCAATTTGTGTACTGTGGCAAGAAAG CTCAGCTTAACATCGGCAATGTCCTACCAGTTGGCACCATGCCAGAAGGTACCATTGTGTGTTGTGTAGAAGAAAAGCCAGGTGATCGTGGTAAGCTGGCCCGGGCatctggaaactatgccactgtCATCTCCCACAATCCTGAAACCAAGAAAACCAGAGTGAAGCTACCTTCTGGTTCTAAGAAGGTCATCTCCTCTGCAAACAGAGCAATTGTTG GGGTTGTTGCTGGAGGTGGTCGTATTGACAAACCTATTCTAAAGGCAGGTCGTGCCTACCATAAATACAAGGCCAAGAGAAACTGCTGGCCACGTGTCCGTGGTGTGGCTATGAAT CCTGTTGAACATCCCTTCGGTGGTGGTAACCATCAACACATTGGTAAACCCTCAACCATTAGGAGAGACGCTCCAGCTGGTCGTAAAGTCGGTCTTATTGCTGCTCGTCGTACTGGTCGTCTGCGTGGCACAAAGACTGTGCAGGAAAAGGAGAACTAA